In Methanococcoides sp. LMO-2, a single window of DNA contains:
- a CDS encoding cobalamin biosynthesis protein CbiG — MFEDYQAIVAVFATGIVVREIAPLVVDKWEDPAVVVVDSNLNFAISLLGGHHGANELVRKISEMGVVPVITTATEVHNRNSVEGIAAKLGYDIVNKESTRDVNCALLDQDVEVLEIKGPKIVIVENDVSVLKKEKADN, encoded by the coding sequence ATTTTCGAGGATTACCAGGCCATAGTGGCGGTCTTCGCCACAGGCATAGTAGTGCGTGAGATCGCACCATTGGTAGTTGATAAATGGGAAGACCCCGCAGTCGTTGTAGTTGACTCGAACCTTAACTTTGCGATCTCCCTTCTTGGCGGACATCACGGAGCTAACGAGCTTGTCCGGAAGATATCAGAGATGGGGGTTGTCCCCGTCATTACAACTGCCACTGAAGTGCACAACCGTAATTCCGTAGAGGGTATTGCTGCCAAGCTTGGCTATGATATCGTCAACAAGGAATCCACAAGGGATGTGAACTGCGCCCTGCTTGACCAGGACGTGGAAGTTCTTGAAATAAAAGGACCAAAGATCGTTATTGTGGAAAATGATGTGTCTGTGCTGAAAAAAGAGAAGGCGGACAATTAA
- the cobJ gene encoding precorrin-3B C(17)-methyltransferase — translation MEGSQLQSQNENKNGKLFIIGIGPGSVEQLTVRARDVILNSDYVVGNGTYLDQVESLLGEQEIVRSAMGKEVDRAKKAVNLAKENKVVSMISGGDANVYGMAGLVLEVAEHEDLDVDVEVLPGVTAITAGASVLGAPIVNDFAVISLSDLLTPWEVIEKRLNAAASADFVISLYNPKSRQRHSNFSRAIEIIKKHKDGSVPVGLVKNALRGESQDYIVTTLEDVLDYNDWVDMSTMIIVCNADSRIWKNEKGEKIITPRGYQKKYDY, via the coding sequence ATGGAAGGATCACAATTGCAATCGCAGAATGAAAATAAAAATGGCAAATTATTCATCATCGGTATCGGACCAGGCTCTGTTGAGCAGCTTACTGTACGTGCCAGAGATGTTATACTGAATTCAGATTATGTTGTAGGTAACGGCACATATCTTGACCAGGTGGAAAGTCTTCTTGGAGAGCAGGAGATCGTACGCAGTGCAATGGGCAAAGAAGTAGACCGTGCTAAAAAGGCAGTTAACCTTGCTAAAGAGAACAAGGTTGTCTCCATGATAAGCGGCGGAGATGCAAATGTCTATGGTATGGCAGGCCTAGTCCTTGAAGTTGCAGAGCACGAGGATCTTGATGTCGACGTAGAAGTACTCCCCGGAGTCACCGCTATCACAGCCGGTGCAAGTGTACTCGGCGCACCTATTGTGAATGACTTTGCAGTCATCAGTCTCAGTGATCTTCTCACACCATGGGAAGTCATTGAAAAACGCCTGAATGCAGCAGCATCTGCTGATTTCGTTATATCACTCTACAATCCAAAGAGCAGGCAACGTCACTCCAATTTCTCAAGGGCCATTGAGATCATAAAGAAGCACAAGGACGGATCAGTGCCTGTAGGACTTGTCAAGAACGCACTTCGTGGTGAGAGCCAGGACTACATTGTCACAACCCTTGAAGATGTGCTTGACTACAATGACTGGGTAGACATGAGCACAATGATCATTGTCTGTAATGCGGATTCCCGCATCTGGAAGAATGAGAAAGGCGAAAAAATAATCACACCTAGGGGGTATCAGAAGAAATATGACTACTGA
- a CDS encoding cobalamin biosynthesis protein, whose product MYIGIGARRGVSSEEVLDAVKQALEEVGKDESEIKMFASSTLKENETGLIEAIDKMGFDIKFLPDDILNGFEVPSDSQASRFGLKGVAEPAALALSANKKLILEKKVYGRITIAIAE is encoded by the coding sequence ATGTACATTGGAATAGGTGCTCGCAGGGGCGTATCGTCCGAAGAGGTCCTCGATGCTGTAAAGCAGGCTCTGGAAGAGGTCGGGAAAGATGAAAGTGAAATAAAGATGTTCGCATCATCAACTCTGAAGGAGAACGAGACCGGGCTCATAGAGGCAATCGATAAAATGGGATTTGATATCAAGTTCCTCCCTGACGACATACTTAACGGTTTTGAAGTTCCGTCCGACTCACAGGCAAGCAGATTTGGACTCAAGGGTGTTGCCGAGCCGGCAGCGTTAGCATTATCTGCTAATAAGAAATTGATACTGGAAAAGAAAGTATATGGAAGGATCACAATTGCAATCGCAGAATGA
- a CDS encoding precorrin-8X methylmutase, with translation MTTENNNKDIPELEDLVEMTVNIDQELIKDCSDSGARTDEAKTIYMTSRRIAHDLIVKGEKETPEERVTQRCVISTGDPSVADIMSYTNNPVDAGVEAIKNGAPIFVDINMVKAGITKKGHDCEVICVLDEDQNAEVAKKYGITRTAAGFLLARDRLEGSIVAIGNAPSAALAVCRMIEHGIKPALIVGTPVGFVNAAESKEEVRKMDVPSITCIGTRGGTPMAVACVNELVAIAKERDE, from the coding sequence ATGACTACTGAAAACAACAACAAGGACATCCCGGAACTTGAAGATCTGGTAGAGATGACAGTTAACATCGATCAGGAGCTCATTAAAGATTGTTCTGACTCAGGTGCCCGCACAGATGAAGCAAAGACGATCTACATGACAAGTCGTCGCATTGCTCATGACCTCATAGTTAAGGGAGAAAAGGAAACTCCTGAAGAACGTGTTACACAGCGTTGTGTGATCTCCACAGGAGACCCATCAGTTGCAGATATCATGTCCTACACCAACAATCCCGTAGATGCAGGAGTAGAAGCAATCAAAAATGGAGCTCCTATTTTCGTAGATATCAACATGGTCAAAGCCGGAATTACAAAGAAAGGCCATGACTGTGAAGTTATTTGCGTCCTTGATGAAGACCAGAACGCAGAAGTTGCCAAAAAATACGGCATAACAAGAACTGCTGCAGGTTTCCTTTTAGCAAGAGACAGGCTTGAAGGTTCTATTGTCGCAATTGGAAATGCACCATCTGCAGCACTTGCAGTCTGCAGGATGATCGAGCATGGAATCAAACCTGCACTCATAGTCGGAACCCCTGTTGGTTTCGTCAACGCCGCAGAATCAAAGGAAGAAGTAAGGAAAATGGATGTACCATCCATCACCTGCATTGGAACACGTGGCGGAACACCAATGGCAGTTGCATGTGTCAATGAGCTTGTTGCCATTGCAAAAGAAAGGGACGAGTGA